ATTGCTCCCATGCGTGACGCTCCTCCGTTTTTTCTAAAACTTCAACCCATACGGTTCCGAGTGACGTCACCTCGGTACCCATGACCTCGCGCGTGCAATGGGTTGCGACTCAAAACGCGGGAACTTCAATGTCAAAGAAATCAAAAAAATCATTCTCTAAAATCCCCAATCCGATTTACTGAAACAATCTATGTCTTTCGATCCGACCCAAATTCACACGATCGCCGTCGACTTGGACGGAACCCTTCTCAATTCAAAAAGTAGAATCTCCCCTCTCACCCATTCGGTGCTTCAAAGCGCGATCGATCAGGGGAAGAATTTAGTGATCGCAACCGGAAGAAGATTTTATTCCACGTTCGCGTTTGCGAAAGAGTTCAAGGGAGAAGTTCATGTCGTGTCCAACAATGGGCAGATTCTTAGAAAGTCTCCGAACGCCGAAAGAATTTCGGAAAGTTATCTGGATCTCGAGTTGGTTCAGAAAATTCTTCTTTTGGGAAAAGAATTTCATACACCACCGATTCTTCACGTAGACAAGTTCGAAGAAGGAATCGACATGCTCACGGAAATTCCGATCACGGACGGAGCGTATCACAACTATTCGGGAGGAGATCATTCTCGAACAAGATCGATCGGCGATTTTCTTTCCGCCGATCTGGAAAAGATTTTGGTGATATGTTTTCTTTCACTTCGTAAGGAAGATCTGGATTCTCTGGTTCAAAAAATTTCTTCGTTGCCGGAGGCGGCGGAACTGCGTTGTATTCTTACAAAGATCCCGGGCGTTTCTTACTGCGTAGAGATCATCAACGTTTCCGTTTCCAAGTGGTCCGGAATTTCCCGTTTTCTTTCACTCAAAGGGTTGGACGGAAAGGGAGTTATTTCTTTCGGGGACGAACGCAACGATCTTGAAATGCTTCTTCATAGCGGAGCCGGGTTTGCGATGAAGAATGCGATTCCCGAAATCAAAAATACGGCGAGACACGTTACGCGATACAGTAACGAAGAGGACGGAGTCGCTCTTGCTTTAGTGGAGAATGGGATCGTTCTTTTTTGAAGCGGGGGTTATGTCGCAGTTTTTGCAGGCGCCGTTGTAACAACCGAAGTCTTCTTCCGAGTTGTCGGACGGTTTTTTTGTGAATTCTCGGATCACCGAGATCAAGGGGAAAAACAAACGAATCGCGGTCGCGCTTACGATCGTATATACGATCCAATCCTGTGTTTGTATTTCCAAGTGCATAAATCTAAATTGAAAATCAGTCTCAATAAAGTCAACAGAAACTTTTTTTCTGTAGTGACACTTCTTTGACAATCAAAGCTTTAAAACTGGTATAGTTCTTTTATCGATATGTGGTCCACTCTGCGAGTTTATCATTCTATTCAAAAGGATAGAGAGAATGTAGAGATTCCGGGTTCTTATTCCTGGATGACTTGTATGCGTACGATCTGGATCGCAGATAGTCGGATTCATGGCGAACCTTCTCATCAACCCTCTACTTTAGAAACCTATGACGGTTACGAAGGATATCGCTTTTTGCTCGAAGTCATTTCCGGTCTTCATTCTAGACTTTTGGGAGAAACCGAAGTCCTCGCTCAGTTTCGAGATAAGTTCAAAAATAATTCTCTCCCCTCTTCCGCTTTCGGAGAATATCTCGCTAAGTTCAGAGACAGTTTGATTCAGGATTCAAGAAGCATTCGTTCTCGTTATCTTCAAAACATCGGCGAACAGTCGTACGGCGGTCTTGCCAATAAATATCTCAAGGATCAAAACTCCGTTTCACTTTTGGGAACGGGACAACTTGCGGAGAAAATTCTCCCCTGGTTGAAAAACAGAAACGTTACCCTCGTGGGTCGAAACGAAAAACGTTTATTAGAACTTTCTAAAGAATCCGGTTGTTCCACAAAATTGTTAAGCGAATGGAATCCGTCGGACGGGGAAGCGATCGTGATCGCGGCTCCTTTGGACTTGGATTCCTATATGAATTCCATTGTTTCGGATACGGTCGTCGTAGACTTCAGGGAAGTTCCTTTGGAAAAAAAATGGCCGGATCAGGTTTCTTACGTTTCCTTTGCGGAGATGTTGGATTCTTTGCGTGAAACCGAAGAAAGGGCCATACAAATTCGGGAAAGGGTTCAGCCCGCTCTCGACGAACTCGTGGAAGAAAGGGAACTCGAAGCGCAACAGTTCATTTTCGGTTGGGAAGATCTGAATTGTCCCGCGTTCTGAAGATCGGTTCCCGCAAAAGCGCTCTCGCAAGACTTCAAACCTACCTTGTACTCGGTGCCTTAAGGGAAAAATTCCCGGACCTTCCGGTCGAACTTCATTTTAGAGAAGCTTCCGGAGATCAGGATCTGCAAACCCCTCTTTGGAAAATGGGAACCCGAGGCGTTTTCACTCAGGATCTTACAAAGGATCTCGTGGAAAAAAAAGTGGATCTGGTGATCCATTCTTGGAAGGATTTGGATCTTGAAGGTCATTCCGGCACGACGATCGTGGGAGTTTTGGATCGTGCGGATCAAAGAGACGTTCTTCTTTGGAAAAATTCATCTCTTTCGAAATATTCTCCCGAAGAATTGAAAATTCAAACGTCTTCTCCGAGAAGAGAATATAACCTTAAAAAATTCTTAAGTAAGTCCCTCCCCTCCCGTTATAAAAATTCGATTCTTACTTTTTTGCCCGTCCGCGGAAACATTCAAACAAGGATCCGCAAATGGAGAGAATCCGACGCGGACGGACTTGTTCTTGCCAAAGCCGCACTCGACCGTCTTTTGTCCGAAAGTTTTTTGAATTCTGACGAATTAGAATATCAAGAAATACGAAAGTTCTTAAGGGGTGCTCTCGCAGAATCCACGTATCAAATCTTTCCTCTTTCGTTAAATCCCACCGCGCCCGCGCAAGGCGCGATCGCGGCGGAATCCCGAACCGAAGACTCTTGGGTTTTAAATCTGATCCGTTCGTTGAGCAACACGGAAGTGGTTTCCGCGGTCGAAGAAGAACGTAAAATTCTCAAACGATTCGGCGGAGGCTGTCATCAGAAGATCGGAGTTTCCATTCTTCATAAACCGTACGGAAAAGTTTTGTATCAAAGAGGACTTACGGACGCCGGCGAAGTTCTGGAAATCGAGGAACAATTTTTCGTAAACTCCGCGCCGCCTGCGGCGGCGCTCTCAAACGCCTACCCGGTTCCCGGCGAAGCCGTAAAACAAAAAAGAATCCCATTAGATTCTTTGCATGGGTTTACGTTGTCCGCAGACGGTAAAGAAGATCGGATGATTCTTCCCGAAGAATTGATCGCCAAAGATTGGCTCGTAACTCGGGGCAACGCGTATCCGAACTTGGACCCGGCCCTGCAACACAAAGGGCTGATTTGGACTTCGGGTTTAAAAACTTGGTTTCAACTCAGCGAACGCGATATCTGGGTGCACGGTTCCTTGGACGCGCTCGGTGAAGAGGAACTTCCGAAATATTCCATTTTTGGAAAGTCTTTGGACTTCGTGAAGTGCACACACGTCGGTTCGACCGAAGTCGCTTCGGGGATCGAACGTGTTCTTACGTATCAAACTCAGGCGATGGAAGATTATCCCG
The Leptospira barantonii genome window above contains:
- a CDS encoding glutamyl-tRNA reductase, translating into MWSTLRVYHSIQKDRENVEIPGSYSWMTCMRTIWIADSRIHGEPSHQPSTLETYDGYEGYRFLLEVISGLHSRLLGETEVLAQFRDKFKNNSLPSSAFGEYLAKFRDSLIQDSRSIRSRYLQNIGEQSYGGLANKYLKDQNSVSLLGTGQLAEKILPWLKNRNVTLVGRNEKRLLELSKESGCSTKLLSEWNPSDGEAIVIAAPLDLDSYMNSIVSDTVVVDFREVPLEKKWPDQVSYVSFAEMLDSLRETEERAIQIRERVQPALDELVEERELEAQQFIFGWEDLNCPAF
- a CDS encoding uroporphyrinogen synthase, with translation MSRVLKIGSRKSALARLQTYLVLGALREKFPDLPVELHFREASGDQDLQTPLWKMGTRGVFTQDLTKDLVEKKVDLVIHSWKDLDLEGHSGTTIVGVLDRADQRDVLLWKNSSLSKYSPEELKIQTSSPRREYNLKKFLSKSLPSRYKNSILTFLPVRGNIQTRIRKWRESDADGLVLAKAALDRLLSESFLNSDELEYQEIRKFLRGALAESTYQIFPLSLNPTAPAQGAIAAESRTEDSWVLNLIRSLSNTEVVSAVEEERKILKRFGGGCHQKIGVSILHKPYGKVLYQRGLTDAGEVLEIEEQFFVNSAPPAAALSNAYPVPGEAVKQKRIPLDSLHGFTLSADGKEDRMILPEELIAKDWLVTRGNAYPNLDPALQHKGLIWTSGLKTWFQLSERDIWVHGSLDALGEEELPKYSIFGKSLDFVKCTHVGSTEVASGIERVLTYQTQAMEDYPDLSEKTHLFWMSASQFDKALSLFPQIRNRFHACGPGITSSHIRKVLGESANLSIFIHYESWLESLGLKEFKGKELGNQTEKNPS